The following coding sequences are from one Achromobacter sp. B7 window:
- a CDS encoding phospholipase D family protein has protein sequence MLLARTLLMPLLCLSFLGGCSLPPLDKRHESQALTPEDAAATALGRGITPLAAAHPGKSGIHPLGDAHDAFAARMMLARAAERSLDVQYYIWHNDMTGTMLLEALHAAADRGVRVRLLLDDNGTAGLDKVLAALDAHPMIEVRLYNPFVLRWPKPLGYVTDFSRLNRRMHNKSFTADNQATIIGGRNIGDEYFGATSGVLFTDLDVLAIGAAVNDVSKDFDRYWSSDSAYPVDRILKPAGPGELDALEEQASKVEGSPEAAAYARAMKRLPFIRQLLAGDLTLEWADTRMVSDDPRKTLGTAPPEAMLPHQLHDIIGAPTQDLYLVSPYFVPTARGTEAFGKLAQSGVKVQVLTNALEATDVAVVHSGYARRRKDLLASGVELFEMKRQARGADRNKSMGPFGSSGSSLHAKTFAVDGRRVFVGSFNFDPRSATLNTELGFVIDSPTLAAGIANAFQQELPKLAYRVCLNEQGDVIWEEQRDGKRVRHDTEPGTSAWKRFSVWFVSLLPLESLL, from the coding sequence ATGCTTTTGGCCCGAACCCTACTCATGCCCCTCCTTTGCCTATCGTTTCTGGGTGGTTGCAGCCTGCCCCCGCTGGACAAGCGTCACGAATCACAGGCGCTGACGCCCGAGGACGCAGCGGCCACCGCGCTGGGCCGTGGCATCACGCCGCTGGCCGCCGCGCACCCCGGCAAGTCGGGCATCCACCCCTTGGGCGATGCGCATGACGCTTTCGCCGCCCGGATGATGCTGGCCCGCGCCGCCGAGCGCAGCCTGGATGTGCAGTACTACATCTGGCACAACGACATGACGGGCACCATGCTGCTGGAAGCGCTGCACGCCGCGGCAGACCGGGGCGTACGCGTGCGCCTGCTGCTGGACGACAACGGCACGGCCGGGCTGGACAAAGTGTTGGCCGCGCTGGACGCCCACCCAATGATCGAGGTGCGGCTGTACAACCCGTTTGTGTTGCGCTGGCCCAAGCCATTGGGCTACGTCACGGATTTCAGCCGCCTGAACCGGCGCATGCACAACAAGTCGTTCACCGCCGACAACCAGGCCACCATCATCGGCGGCCGCAACATCGGCGACGAGTACTTTGGGGCCACCAGCGGCGTGCTGTTCACCGACCTGGACGTGTTGGCAATCGGCGCGGCGGTGAACGACGTGTCCAAGGATTTTGACCGCTACTGGAGCAGCGATTCGGCTTACCCGGTCGACCGGATACTGAAACCGGCCGGCCCCGGCGAGCTGGACGCGCTGGAAGAGCAGGCCAGCAAAGTCGAGGGCTCGCCCGAGGCCGCGGCGTACGCGCGTGCCATGAAGCGGCTGCCTTTCATCCGGCAGTTGCTGGCCGGCGATCTGACGCTGGAATGGGCCGATACCCGGATGGTCAGCGACGACCCGCGCAAGACACTGGGCACCGCGCCACCCGAAGCCATGCTGCCGCATCAGTTGCACGACATCATCGGCGCGCCCACGCAGGATCTGTACTTGGTGTCGCCCTACTTCGTGCCCACCGCCCGTGGCACCGAGGCATTCGGAAAGCTGGCGCAAAGCGGGGTCAAGGTGCAGGTGCTGACCAACGCGCTGGAAGCGACCGACGTGGCGGTGGTGCATTCCGGTTATGCCCGGCGCCGCAAGGACTTGCTGGCCAGTGGCGTGGAACTGTTCGAGATGAAGCGGCAGGCGCGCGGCGCGGATCGCAACAAAAGCATGGGGCCCTTTGGCAGCTCGGGCTCCAGCTTGCATGCCAAGACCTTTGCCGTGGATGGCCGGCGCGTGTTCGTCGGATCGTTCAACTTTGATCCGCGATCCGCCACCCTGAATACCGAGCTGGGCTTTGTCATCGACAGCCCCACGCTCGCGGCCGGCATCGCCAACGCCTTCCAGCAAGAGTTGCCCAAGCTGGCCTACCGCGTATGCCTGAACGAGCAGGGCGACGTGATCTGGGAGGAGCAACGCGATGGCAAGAGGGTGCGCCACGATACCGAGCCCGGCACGTCGGCGTGGAAGCGGTTCTCGGTATGGTTCGTTTCCCTGCTGCCATTGGAATCGCTGCTGTGA
- a CDS encoding helix-turn-helix domain-containing protein: MENASNDLDLDRRIAHRLRALRQERGWSLDELAGLAGVSRATLSRLENAEVSPTASVLGKLCAAHGMTMSRLMMMVEDDFAPLVPESAQAVWVDDSAGFRRRSVSPPAQQLAGEVLACELAPGARIAYDQSPRPGLEHHLLMLEGELAITVDGQTYTLAPGDCLRYQLFGASLFVTPPQRGARYLLFIV; encoded by the coding sequence ATGGAAAATGCAAGCAACGATCTTGATTTGGACCGCCGCATCGCCCACCGGCTGCGCGCACTGAGGCAGGAACGCGGCTGGTCGCTGGACGAGCTTGCCGGCCTGGCGGGCGTCAGCCGCGCCACGCTCTCACGCCTGGAAAACGCCGAGGTCAGCCCCACGGCGTCTGTGCTGGGCAAGCTGTGCGCCGCGCACGGCATGACCATGTCGCGCCTGATGATGATGGTGGAAGACGACTTCGCGCCGCTCGTCCCAGAAAGCGCCCAGGCGGTGTGGGTGGACGACAGCGCGGGATTTCGCCGGCGCTCGGTGTCCCCGCCCGCGCAGCAACTGGCCGGCGAAGTGCTGGCCTGCGAACTGGCGCCCGGCGCCCGCATCGCCTACGACCAATCGCCCCGGCCAGGTCTGGAGCACCACCTGTTGATGCTGGAGGGCGAACTGGCCATCACCGTCGACGGGCAAACGTACACGTTGGCGCCGGGCGACTGCCTGCGCTACCAACTGTTCGGCGCCAGCCTGTTCGTGACCCCGCCGCAACGCGGTGCCCGCTACCTGTTGTTCATCGTCTGA
- a CDS encoding sulfite exporter TauE/SafE family protein — translation MTPADLVPGGTPAMLTAVIAVFVLAGVVKGVVGLGLPTISMAMLALVMAPAQAAALLIVPSLVTNLWQARPWPTLPHSLRRIGAMQVGICVGTVAGSLWLGAPTGQWAGVALGLALIAYAAWGLFGTPPSVPRRHEHALGALVGAVTGVITAATGVFVIPAVPFLQALNLGKDGLIQAMGISFTVSTVALALGLWINGGYSPNAAGSSVMMLLPALAGMALGQWLRNKLSARMFKLCFMISLAVLGAWQVARGWGG, via the coding sequence ATGACCCCCGCCGATCTGGTGCCCGGCGGCACCCCGGCGATGCTGACCGCCGTCATCGCGGTGTTCGTCCTGGCCGGCGTGGTGAAGGGCGTCGTGGGCTTGGGCCTGCCCACCATTTCGATGGCGATGCTGGCATTGGTGATGGCGCCCGCGCAGGCGGCCGCCTTGCTGATCGTGCCGTCGCTGGTCACCAATCTCTGGCAAGCGCGCCCCTGGCCCACACTGCCGCACAGCTTGCGCCGCATCGGCGCCATGCAGGTCGGCATCTGCGTGGGTACAGTGGCCGGCTCGCTGTGGCTGGGCGCGCCCACCGGGCAGTGGGCCGGCGTCGCCCTGGGACTGGCGCTGATCGCCTATGCCGCGTGGGGCCTGTTCGGCACGCCGCCCAGCGTGCCACGCCGCCACGAGCACGCGCTGGGCGCGTTGGTGGGCGCGGTGACCGGCGTCATCACGGCGGCTACCGGCGTGTTCGTCATCCCGGCCGTGCCGTTCCTGCAAGCGTTGAACCTGGGCAAGGACGGGCTGATCCAGGCCATGGGCATCTCTTTCACGGTGTCCACCGTGGCGTTGGCGCTTGGCCTGTGGATCAACGGCGGCTACAGCCCGAACGCGGCCGGGTCGTCGGTAATGATGCTGTTGCCCGCGCTGGCGGGCATGGCGCTGGGGCAGTGGCTGCGCAACAAGCTGTCGGCGCGGATGTTCAAGCTGTGCTTCATGATCAGCCTTGCCGTGCTGGGCGCCTGGCAGGTTGCGCGCGGCTGGGGCGGATGA
- the alkB gene encoding DNA oxidative demethylase AlkB — protein sequence MTLNLFDDEDTAQHGRDQIGPQSYALRGFALAHADALLQGVDTVTAQSPFRHMRTPGGYTMSVALTNCGEWGWTTDAHGYRYTRIDPLSGQPWPALPAAFLQLAQAAALEAGFPGFTPDACLVNRYEPGSRLSLHQDKNERDFDAPIVSVSLGMPALFLFGGDDRADKAARVPLFHGDVVVWGGVDRLRYHGVMPMKEAPHPRLGSRRINFTLRKAG from the coding sequence ATGACCCTGAACCTGTTCGACGACGAAGACACCGCGCAGCACGGCCGGGACCAGATCGGCCCTCAGTCTTATGCGCTTCGCGGCTTTGCGCTGGCGCACGCCGACGCGCTGCTGCAAGGCGTGGACACCGTGACCGCGCAGTCGCCCTTTCGCCACATGCGCACGCCGGGCGGCTACACCATGTCGGTAGCGCTGACCAATTGCGGCGAATGGGGGTGGACGACGGACGCGCACGGGTACCGCTATACGCGCATTGATCCCCTGTCCGGCCAACCCTGGCCGGCGCTGCCCGCCGCGTTTTTGCAACTGGCGCAAGCCGCCGCGCTGGAAGCCGGCTTTCCCGGCTTTACGCCCGACGCCTGCCTGGTAAACCGCTACGAACCGGGGTCTCGCTTGTCCTTGCATCAGGACAAGAATGAACGAGATTTCGACGCGCCGATCGTGTCGGTGTCGCTGGGCATGCCCGCGCTGTTCCTCTTCGGCGGCGACGACCGCGCCGACAAGGCGGCGCGCGTGCCCTTGTTTCATGGCGACGTGGTGGTCTGGGGCGGCGTGGACCGCCTGCGCTATCACGGCGTGATGCCGATGAAGGAAGCCCCGCACCCCCGGCTGGGCAGCCGACGCATCAACTTCACGCTGCGCAAGGCGGGCTGA
- a CDS encoding formylglycine-generating enzyme family protein, giving the protein MRTRLRPLLARLLSPRLLSPRLLSPRLPVAVLCLAGAALSLPAAAAEPPALLVNSLDMTFVAIPAGTFQMGSDESAETLARDYPQYPKDRFTQLFDEAPVHTVRITRPFYLERTEVTVGQFKRFIEASGYVPESEADGTGGYGYNAAYDPDKSERGDAFEGRDRRYSWRNPGFAQTDDHPVVNISWNDATALARWLTQQEGHVYRLPTEAEWEYACRAGTRTRYQNGDDPAGMADVGNGFDADTAPLWPKWHAFANPRHDGNTFTAPVASYAPNAFGLYDMHGNAWEWVSDWYGEDYYAQSPTDDPTGPASGNVRVRRGGSWHTWALYTRSSYRNWNTQETRYPLVGLRLVREAD; this is encoded by the coding sequence ATGCGTACCCGCCTTCGCCCGCTACTTGCCCGCCTGCTGTCACCCCGCCTGCTGTCACCCCGCCTGTTGTCACCCCGCCTGCCCGTTGCCGTCCTGTGCCTGGCCGGCGCGGCGCTGTCCTTGCCCGCAGCGGCGGCCGAGCCGCCCGCGCTGCTCGTCAATTCGCTGGACATGACATTCGTGGCCATACCCGCCGGCACGTTCCAGATGGGCAGCGACGAATCGGCCGAGACGCTCGCCCGTGACTACCCCCAATATCCCAAGGACCGTTTCACCCAGCTGTTCGATGAAGCGCCCGTGCACACGGTGCGCATCACCCGGCCCTTCTACCTGGAACGCACCGAGGTCACGGTCGGGCAGTTCAAACGTTTTATCGAGGCATCCGGCTACGTGCCCGAGTCCGAGGCGGACGGCACGGGAGGCTACGGCTACAACGCCGCGTATGATCCCGACAAATCCGAACGCGGCGACGCCTTTGAAGGCCGCGACCGCCGCTATTCCTGGCGCAACCCCGGCTTTGCGCAGACCGACGACCACCCGGTGGTGAACATCAGCTGGAACGACGCCACCGCCCTGGCGCGCTGGCTTACCCAGCAAGAAGGCCACGTCTACCGCCTGCCCACCGAAGCGGAATGGGAATACGCCTGCCGCGCCGGCACCCGCACGCGCTATCAGAATGGCGACGACCCGGCCGGCATGGCGGACGTGGGCAACGGCTTTGACGCCGACACCGCGCCCCTGTGGCCAAAATGGCACGCCTTTGCCAACCCACGCCACGACGGCAACACCTTTACCGCGCCGGTGGCCAGCTATGCGCCCAACGCCTTCGGCTTGTATGACATGCACGGCAACGCCTGGGAATGGGTGTCGGACTGGTATGGCGAAGACTATTACGCGCAGTCGCCCACCGACGACCCCACCGGCCCGGCCAGCGGCAACGTACGCGTGCGCCGGGGCGGGTCCTGGCATACCTGGGCGCTGTACACGCGTTCGTCGTATCGCAACTGGAATACGCAGGAAACGCGCTACCCCCTGGTCGGCCTGCGGCTCGTGCGCGAGGCCGATTAA
- a CDS encoding 2OG-Fe(II) oxygenase — MDAPPCPAFPDLDWTAITHSLDAHGNAIVPGLLTPAQCDDFANRYDEPDRYRSRIVMARHGFGRGEYKYFSYPLPPLLHELRTALYPRLAPIANRWNRQLGIAVQYPDNHAAFLQRCHDAGQRRPTPLILQYGPGDYNCLHQDLYGEHVFPLQVAILLSRPGHDFTGGEFVMQETSSREQRIDVLPLQQGDALIFTVNLRPVPGVRGWRKTAMRHGVSALHTGRRHTLGLIFHDAQ, encoded by the coding sequence ATGGATGCCCCGCCCTGCCCCGCTTTTCCCGACCTGGACTGGACCGCCATCACGCACTCGTTGGACGCGCACGGCAATGCCATCGTGCCCGGCCTGTTGACGCCCGCGCAATGCGACGACTTCGCAAATCGGTACGACGAACCCGACCGCTACCGCAGCCGCATCGTGATGGCGCGGCATGGCTTCGGGCGGGGCGAATACAAGTATTTTTCCTACCCTTTGCCGCCCTTGCTGCACGAGCTGCGTACCGCGCTGTATCCGCGCCTGGCTCCCATTGCCAACCGCTGGAACCGGCAGTTGGGCATTGCGGTGCAATACCCTGACAACCACGCCGCCTTCCTGCAACGTTGCCACGACGCCGGCCAGCGCCGCCCCACGCCCTTGATCCTGCAATACGGCCCGGGCGACTACAACTGCCTGCATCAGGACTTGTATGGCGAACACGTGTTCCCGCTGCAAGTGGCCATCCTGTTGTCGCGCCCCGGCCACGATTTCACGGGCGGAGAATTCGTCATGCAGGAGACCAGCAGCCGCGAGCAACGCATCGACGTGCTGCCCTTGCAACAGGGCGACGCGCTGATCTTCACCGTGAACCTGCGTCCCGTGCCGGGCGTGCGCGGCTGGCGCAAGACGGCAATGCGGCACGGCGTCAGCGCGCTGCACACGGGCCGACGCCACACGCTGGGGCTGATCTTTCATGACGCACAATAG
- a CDS encoding AraC family transcriptional regulator, with the protein MTRATPTQDWILRAADTGHVERIEAYFGGHGYDMHRHDTYAIGRTLAGVQSFHYRRAVRHSLPGGTIVLHPDEAHDGQAGTEAGFHYRMLYVEPALIQQILGGRPLPFIPGGISADARLYAASGALLQDTHAALDPLQEDDALYDLAHALCAAAGRPRGRRCADYVATERARQYIHASLDTTITLDALAQAAGKDRWSLSRDFRALFGTSPYRYVMLRRLDLARRLIAAGASLADASAGAGFTDQSHLTRRHAQTYGMTPDRWRRMLHR; encoded by the coding sequence ATGACCCGCGCCACACCGACTCAGGACTGGATCCTTCGCGCCGCCGACACCGGCCACGTGGAGCGCATCGAAGCCTACTTCGGGGGTCATGGTTACGACATGCACCGCCACGACACCTACGCCATCGGCCGTACGCTGGCGGGCGTGCAGAGCTTTCACTACCGCCGCGCCGTTCGGCACAGCCTGCCCGGCGGCACCATCGTGCTGCACCCCGACGAAGCGCATGACGGCCAAGCGGGCACCGAGGCCGGCTTTCATTACCGCATGCTTTATGTCGAGCCCGCGCTGATCCAGCAGATTCTGGGCGGGCGGCCCTTGCCGTTCATCCCTGGCGGCATCTCGGCCGACGCCCGGCTGTACGCCGCCAGCGGCGCGCTGCTGCAAGACACGCACGCGGCGCTTGACCCCTTGCAGGAAGACGACGCGCTATACGACCTGGCGCATGCACTGTGCGCCGCCGCGGGCAGGCCGCGCGGCCGCCGCTGCGCCGACTACGTCGCCACCGAGCGCGCGCGCCAGTACATCCACGCGTCGCTGGACACCACGATCACGCTGGACGCGCTAGCCCAGGCCGCGGGCAAAGACCGCTGGAGCCTGTCGCGCGATTTTCGGGCCCTGTTCGGCACCAGCCCCTACCGCTACGTCATGCTGCGCCGGCTGGACTTGGCGCGCCGCCTGATCGCGGCCGGTGCGTCGTTGGCCGACGCCTCGGCCGGCGCCGGCTTTACCGACCAAAGCCACCTGACACGCCGCCATGCGCAGACCTACGGCATGACGCCCGACCGTTGGCGCCGCATGCTGCACCGCTAG
- a CDS encoding MATE family efflux transporter: MSATPPPRPANARLQAMLHAPIAPTLARLAWPNILMMSAQSATGLIETWFLARLGTSVLAGVALVVPVLFLMGNMSQGAMGGGISAAVARALGAGRQEEANQLVLHAVVLNALLGLLFCVLLLVFGPQLYRALGAQGEALDAALAYSNVIFGGIILMWLMNAFASVIRGTGNMLVPGAVICGGALLLVPLSPCLIFGWGPFPALGVAGGGWALVIYYGVGALILGVYCASGRNPARLVISRLHLSLMRSILNVGALATLNPLLTNAQVALIAALVGAYAGTAAVAGYGIAVRLEYLLMPIAFGLGAPMVAMVASNIGAGQPERAVRIALTGGAMAFVLAESIGLAAAFFPEAWLRLFGAEDHMLQAGALYLQTVGPVYGFFALGFSMYFASQGAGRLKWPLLAGCLRLVTAVGAGGIALHLTGSLTVFFLVAAVAMCLYGLIILVAIASGSWFQRGHLPKARPLAGS, translated from the coding sequence ATGTCAGCGACTCCCCCGCCACGCCCTGCCAACGCGCGCTTGCAAGCGATGCTTCATGCGCCCATTGCCCCCACGCTGGCCCGCCTGGCCTGGCCGAATATCCTGATGATGTCGGCCCAGTCCGCCACCGGCCTGATCGAAACCTGGTTCCTGGCGCGGCTGGGCACATCGGTGCTGGCGGGCGTGGCGCTGGTCGTGCCGGTGCTGTTCCTGATGGGCAACATGTCGCAAGGCGCGATGGGCGGCGGCATCTCGGCCGCCGTGGCGCGCGCGCTGGGCGCAGGGCGCCAGGAAGAGGCCAACCAGTTGGTGCTGCACGCCGTCGTGCTGAACGCGTTGCTGGGTCTGCTGTTCTGTGTACTGCTGTTGGTCTTCGGCCCGCAACTGTATCGCGCACTGGGCGCGCAGGGCGAAGCGCTGGACGCGGCGCTGGCGTACTCCAATGTCATCTTTGGCGGCATCATCCTGATGTGGTTGATGAACGCCTTTGCCAGCGTCATACGCGGCACCGGCAACATGCTGGTGCCCGGCGCGGTGATCTGCGGCGGCGCGCTGTTGCTGGTGCCCTTGTCGCCCTGCCTGATCTTCGGCTGGGGGCCGTTTCCCGCGCTGGGCGTGGCGGGTGGCGGCTGGGCGCTGGTCATCTACTACGGCGTGGGCGCGCTGATCCTGGGCGTCTACTGCGCCAGCGGCCGCAACCCCGCGCGGCTGGTCATCAGCCGACTGCACCTGTCCCTGATGCGCAGCATTCTTAACGTGGGCGCACTGGCCACGTTGAATCCGCTGCTGACAAACGCCCAGGTAGCGCTGATTGCCGCGTTGGTCGGCGCCTATGCCGGCACGGCGGCGGTGGCCGGCTACGGCATTGCCGTGCGGCTGGAATACCTGCTGATGCCCATCGCGTTCGGGCTGGGCGCGCCCATGGTGGCGATGGTGGCCTCCAACATCGGCGCGGGGCAGCCCGAGCGCGCCGTGCGCATCGCGTTGACGGGCGGCGCGATGGCTTTCGTGCTGGCCGAATCCATCGGCCTGGCAGCGGCGTTTTTCCCGGAAGCCTGGCTGCGATTGTTCGGCGCCGAAGACCACATGCTGCAAGCCGGCGCCCTTTACCTGCAAACGGTCGGGCCGGTGTATGGATTCTTTGCGTTGGGGTTTTCGATGTACTTTGCCTCGCAGGGCGCGGGCCGGTTGAAGTGGCCGCTGTTGGCCGGTTGCCTGCGCCTGGTCACCGCCGTGGGCGCGGGCGGCATCGCCCTGCACCTGACGGGGTCACTGACGGTTTTCTTCCTGGTGGCGGCCGTGGCAATGTGCCTGTACGGGCTGATCATCCTGGTCGCGATCGCGTCAGGCTCGTGGTTTCAGCGCGGCCATCTGCCAAAGGCTCGCCCGCTGGCGGGGTCTTGA
- a CDS encoding GNAT family N-acetyltransferase, which yields MPPMTPMPPMTLDRANTDVTLLTADAARACLNELGDVLHACVHGGASVSFVLPYSTDDAQAFWRNKVLPAVEGGRLSLWVARQNGRIAGSVQLDTDTPPNQPHRAEIRKLLVHPDFRRRGIARDLMRAAEAHAIHLGRTLLTLDTRSGDNAEPLYTSLGYATVGQIPGFSRDPHDPGKLDATTIMYKRV from the coding sequence ATGCCACCCATGACACCCATGCCACCCATGACACTAGACCGCGCCAATACCGACGTAACCCTGTTGACGGCTGACGCCGCCCGCGCCTGCCTGAACGAGCTGGGCGACGTGCTGCATGCCTGCGTGCACGGCGGCGCCAGCGTCAGCTTCGTCCTGCCGTATTCCACCGACGACGCCCAAGCATTCTGGCGCAACAAGGTGCTGCCGGCGGTAGAAGGCGGCCGTCTGTCGCTGTGGGTCGCCCGCCAGAACGGCCGCATCGCCGGATCGGTGCAACTGGATACCGACACCCCGCCCAACCAACCGCACCGCGCCGAGATCCGCAAACTGCTGGTCCACCCCGACTTCCGCCGCCGCGGCATCGCCCGCGACCTGATGCGAGCCGCGGAAGCCCACGCCATCCACCTGGGCCGCACCCTGCTTACCCTGGACACCCGCAGCGGCGACAACGCCGAACCGCTATACACATCGCTAGGCTACGCCACGGTAGGCCAGATCCCCGGCTTCAGCCGCGACCCGCACGATCCGGGCAAGCTGGACGCGACAACGATCATGTACAAGCGGGTTTGA
- a CDS encoding LysR substrate-binding domain-containing protein, with amino-acid sequence MRFDLTDLRLFLNVYETGSITAGAQRTHMTLASASERIRGMEGTLGVALLLRAHRGVESTPAGRTLAHHARVVLGQIDRMRGELDHYGQGLKGHVRVLCNTTALTEHLPPVLGDFLRDHPRVSVDLQERTSVEIADALRAGACDIGVLADSADLQGLHTRVFRHDPLTLVVPRGHALANRRSVTLAEVADADFVGLIEGSALQEHLAHHARRGGKMLSYRVRLRGVDDVCKMVGRGVGIAIVPRAAAVRLGRTAGVQRVALADDWATRDLVLCVRDTLPAYADALVSYALRNAPVKTPPAGEPLADGRAETTSLTRSRPG; translated from the coding sequence ATGCGATTCGACCTGACCGACCTTCGTCTATTCCTGAACGTATACGAAACCGGCTCCATTACCGCCGGCGCGCAGCGTACGCATATGACGCTGGCGTCGGCCAGCGAGCGCATTCGTGGCATGGAAGGCACGTTGGGCGTCGCCCTGTTGCTGCGCGCGCATCGCGGGGTCGAGTCCACGCCCGCCGGACGCACGCTGGCGCATCACGCGCGTGTCGTGCTGGGGCAAATCGACCGCATGCGGGGCGAACTTGACCACTACGGCCAGGGCCTGAAAGGGCACGTGCGCGTGCTGTGCAACACCACGGCGCTTACCGAGCACCTGCCGCCGGTACTGGGCGATTTTCTGCGCGACCATCCGCGTGTCTCGGTGGACCTGCAAGAACGCACCAGCGTGGAAATTGCCGATGCGCTGCGCGCGGGCGCTTGCGACATCGGCGTGCTGGCCGATTCGGCTGACTTGCAGGGCCTGCACACGCGCGTCTTCCGCCACGATCCGCTGACCCTGGTGGTGCCGCGCGGCCATGCGCTGGCGAACCGGCGTTCGGTCACGCTGGCCGAGGTGGCTGACGCGGATTTCGTGGGGCTGATTGAAGGCAGCGCGCTGCAAGAACATTTGGCGCATCACGCGCGCCGTGGCGGCAAGATGCTGTCGTACCGCGTGCGCCTGCGCGGCGTTGACGACGTGTGCAAGATGGTGGGGCGGGGCGTGGGCATTGCCATCGTGCCGCGGGCCGCCGCCGTGCGCCTGGGCAGGACGGCCGGCGTGCAACGCGTGGCGCTGGCGGACGACTGGGCCACGCGCGATCTGGTGCTGTGCGTGCGCGACACCCTGCCGGCATACGCGGATGCGCTGGTGTCCTACGCGTTGCGCAACGCGCCCGTCAAGACCCCGCCAGCGGGCGAGCCTTTGGCAGATGGCCGCGCTGAAACCACGAGCCTGACGCGATCGCGACCAGGATGA
- a CDS encoding VOC family protein, with translation MHSLGRLVLLVNDYDTAISFYQDKLGMEVFADMPVGQQRYVHLRLPAQPAVGVWLLQALTQAQRDRVGDQTGGQPVGVFYTDDVMRDHGSFVARGVRFTKEPVHDDSTVYAHFIDLYGNEFVLVQVKA, from the coding sequence ATGCATTCGCTGGGCCGTCTCGTCCTTCTCGTGAACGACTACGACACCGCCATTTCCTTCTATCAAGACAAGCTGGGCATGGAGGTATTCGCAGATATGCCCGTGGGCCAGCAGCGCTACGTGCACCTGCGCCTGCCCGCCCAACCGGCGGTGGGTGTCTGGCTGCTGCAAGCGCTGACGCAGGCGCAACGCGACCGCGTCGGCGACCAGACCGGCGGCCAGCCGGTGGGCGTGTTCTACACCGACGACGTCATGCGCGACCACGGCAGCTTTGTCGCGCGCGGCGTGCGCTTCACCAAAGAACCCGTCCATGACGACAGCACCGTCTACGCCCACTTCATCGACCTGTACGGCAACGAGTTCGTACTGGTGCAGGTGAAGGCGTAA
- a CDS encoding SDR family oxidoreductase — protein MNSEKIWLVTGASTGLGLVLVKMLLGQGHKVAATSRDGDALLDAVGAKLEGQFLPLTVDLANDRNVRRAVDATVAAFGRVDVVVNNARAACPGSLAELSDAQVRAAFDINVFGTLNVIRAVLPRMRAQAGGHIINVSSILGFDGGHAEWGAYSAAKFAVCGLTEALAAEAAAWGVRVSLVYPGAMRAGSPQDGGGSPERAARGAHAQEGGDVAKAAQALIQAAHAQYAPLHLFLGRDAFDQARGKIQSVQQELARWREMSVSIGFVDERRLAA, from the coding sequence ATGAACTCCGAAAAAATCTGGCTGGTGACGGGCGCATCCACGGGCTTGGGCCTGGTGTTGGTGAAGATGCTGCTGGGCCAAGGTCACAAGGTGGCGGCAACGTCGCGCGATGGCGATGCGTTGTTGGATGCGGTCGGGGCCAAGCTTGAGGGCCAGTTCCTGCCGTTGACCGTGGATCTGGCCAACGATCGCAATGTGCGCCGCGCGGTGGACGCGACGGTGGCCGCGTTTGGCCGCGTTGATGTGGTGGTGAACAATGCGCGGGCGGCCTGCCCGGGGTCGTTGGCCGAGCTGTCCGATGCGCAGGTGCGGGCCGCCTTCGACATCAACGTCTTCGGCACGCTGAACGTGATACGCGCCGTGCTGCCGCGCATGCGGGCGCAGGCAGGCGGCCACATTATCAACGTGTCGTCGATTCTGGGCTTTGATGGTGGCCATGCCGAATGGGGCGCATACAGCGCGGCGAAGTTCGCGGTATGTGGCCTGACCGAGGCGCTGGCCGCCGAGGCTGCCGCGTGGGGCGTGCGCGTGTCGCTGGTGTACCCGGGCGCGATGCGGGCGGGCTCGCCGCAAGACGGCGGCGGTTCGCCGGAACGTGCCGCGCGTGGGGCGCACGCGCAAGAGGGTGGCGACGTGGCCAAGGCCGCGCAGGCGCTGATCCAGGCGGCGCACGCGCAATACGCGCCGCTGCACCTGTTCCTGGGCCGCGACGCCTTCGATCAGGCGCGCGGCAAGATCCAGTCGGTGCAGCAGGAATTGGCGCGATGGCGCGAGATGTCGGTGTCCATCGGCTTTGTCGACGAACGGCGTCTGGCCGCATGA